CAAATTAAAGATTAATTAATCAGTTTAGACCTTAACAATTTGGTCACAACAATCCGACTGAGATTGTAGATGGTCTCTATGATTATCACGACAAAAATGTTCGATCATGTTTTTCGGCTTATGCTCTTTTTCTCACGCTTACCATTGAGCAAGTCGAATTGGCCAGTGTAATGTGGTTGATAGTCTgcagagagattttttttttttattatttggaacaaacgatattatctacaaggAGAAGGATGTGAGCTAAGTCTCACAATAAGCTAGCTAGACAGTATGCTTATTTACTATAAATATCTTTTACAGTTGGAAGCTCTTCTAATGAATTATGTGGATTTTGGTTGCTGCTGAACAATTACTCTGTTATTGCAAGTAAAGAAACATATCAAGCATGGCAAGATCATGAAGGTGGGATTTTCAATGTCGAAGCGTCTCTCCATGCCTCAAATGTGCAAGTTGTTGATCAAGTAATAGGGTACGGATGCACTCGTCTTAAATTTCgtccctcttttgacaattgacaGCTTCGTCACTGATTGGAATAATGATAAAACAAGTTAAATACTATATTATATATGAGTCATAGGCTTGTTTGTTGATTGGTGCGTTTAggcttcatatatatatttgtaggaGTCTTGACCTAACTTCATTGGAAATCTTACTTAGAATATATATGTTAGAGTGAAATTCTGCTGACCTTTTTTGTCCTAATGTGGAATATATTTGTAGGAGTCTTGATTAACGTACTTACAATTTTCTATTTGTGATACATCACATGAATCACAAATGTAGTTTGAAAAATTGGTCTACATAACTATATCATGCATGACAGACTCTCCATTGATCCCTTCATCACCTGCAGGCTTAAAACTAATAGAACTAAATCGAGCAAGAcagaggaaggaaaaaaaaagcgaATGGGTATAAATTCCAGATACATAAGGGCAAAATATAAATATGTATAATTAATGAACAAAAAATACAGtacagatgagtttgaattagcACCAACTACCACCGCTACATGGCTTCCAAACTTGTTCCTAATCGTCATACAAAAACAACACCAACACCAACGTTGATTGCTACTTCCGCTGGGTTTCGCATTCCTGCTTCAATACTTTAGTCCGTTTCGACAATTCATCCACCGTTATATCACATGTCGCATGAAATTTCATGCTTCTACTTTTCAACGTCCCAATTCTCAACCTCGCCGGAATGTTCATGTTGAGGGACAAACTAACCTGCACTTTCTTCGTGCTGCTGCTGCTCTCACTAACTCCCAAGCTTTTCTTAATCTCTTTAGGCAAAATAACGTTTGCACCGTGGACGACGATAGTAACCTCTTTTGATTTGCCCGTCCCTTGCGTAAGAGATGGGTATTTTCCGTTAGCTATTGTTTTTTGCTTGAAATGAAGGCTAGTACCACCACCATTGTACACAATTGCCACTCTCGAATTCGGATTTCGAACCCTCAACGTCAAGCTGTAGTCTGGCCGTCCATTACTCTTGCTATGTACAACAACACGTTCTACGCTGAATTTGGGATTTTCGGACTTGGCGAACATAACAGAAAAAATCGTTACGAGCATGACAACAAGGAGGACAATGAAAGCCAAGATGCCAATGCAGTAAAGGTTGCAACATAACGGCCTTTTTCTTTTGCGGGACGGGTCCTGGTGGCGTTCGACAATGTAGGCGTTTTCGGGCGGGGGCACGTGGTAGATTTGGTCCTTGGGGACTTGGACAACGTAGGTACCTGAGCGGAAGGTGGCGACGGAAGGATTTTGGGGTTGGGAGATGACCAACTGTCGGGACGTCGACGGGGGCAGTGTTGGAGGTGGGAATTGGGGGTATTCGGGAATTGCAAGAAGGACAGAAGGAGGAGAGTGGTTTTTGTTGCCGAGGAGATCAGGTGGGGACCGCTCCGCCATGGGAAGATGGGGAGCGGTGGGGAGGAGATGGAAGGTGGTGTGTAAGCGCAattggagaagaaggggaagtgGATTGCATGGGACAAATGGGAGGCTGTAAGGTGGGGGAGAAGCAAACTAAGGAGGGGTTTGCAATTTGCATGCAAAAGTGAGGCTTTTGTCCCAATTAAGGCTATTATTAGAGGTTGTTTACTAGGTCAATTTACATCTCCTAATACTCGCTTAAGGATTATTCATGACGATTTCTGGCTCTCCCTAAATAAAGAAATACGAGCATCTAGTAGATTTTACTCTAATCATCACTTGCTTAGCAAAACTTTAGTCTTTACGATCAACTTTTTATTCTTTGTCAATTCAATCGTAAACTAATGAGTTTAGCTACAGACGCCTAATTCATAAAAGAAAATATTCGGCTCAGGTCATGACATGAAGAGCACTTGAGTATACCACAAGGGAATACTATCCATTCACTAATCACACAAAACAACTATTAATTGATACGCTTGTCTTAATCTTAAATTTGTACATCGTCACATGCTATTGTAAATTTTACTTGTTAAATTTTGAGTTGGCATCAAGCCCTTAGGGTTTCGGCTATCTCAAGTTCTCTCATAAGTCCCACTGATCATATTTGTCTCTCAAAGGAAAAAGAGAAGCTCCATAACCAACTCTACTGTCCACCATAACCATGTGACTGATCTAGCTAGCACAATCAAATTCCTCACGCATCATCCGTTAGTTTATCAGTATGAATACTCTTAAAGGCTCAACATTTGAGAGTTTCGTGCATTCAATTATGAAGAGGGAAAACACAAGTACAAGGATGATTCTACAAAAACTACACACACATGCTTAAGAAATCTTGTATGTAATTTCATACACCTTCTTATTGCGTTTTACATGAGCATATATAGTTACAACAGAGGCCAATGGGCCAAACAATGGGCCAGAAGGCCTTTCAAATAATCTATTGACACCCAACCCCTTTCTCTGCGCACACAGCTTCaaaattttattgcaatttttatCAGAGGACAATCCATTGAATTTTACAATATCCCAAACCTGGTCAACATCTGGATTAGAAAATACTATTAATTACATGAATACAAAATTCAACAACCCTTTAACCTGATATGAtggggaaaataaaaaataaataaaattggtGAATTAGTCAAGTCAATACAAAGATGGCAACTTGCGATTTGTATGCTGTAGATTGTGCTTCCCGATTTCCATCAATAATTTTGTTTAAATCAAACCAACTGAAACTATTAGTTAAAATAGAAAATTAGAGCAACAGTTCTAGAACTTTGATCCAatttgatttttagtttttaaactaaaatttcTCGAGTATTGGTCTCTGAGTTGTTATAATATGAACCAATAGTCATGTTGGCTAACTTCAtaacaattttcatccatttttaaatattttattttggatGGAAGTTCTATCAGATTTAGCCAAAAAGACAATTTATCCATATTATAACAAGTTTAGAGAGCAATACTCACACAATTTCAATTTAGAGACCTAAACTCTAATTGAGCTACAATTCAAAGACTACAGCTCCAATAACCTCTAGTTAAAAAATAGGAGAATTTTCAAACAACATTTAATGTACATAGGGACGGATGCATTAAGGGGCAAAAGGGGTCAACTAACCCTACGGACTCCAATGAATCTCCATGAATAACTTGAGTACTATCCTTTTGAAGGTTGGCGTTGGCCTTCATACATGCCCTCCAATTACTTGATAAAATGCCTCAAAGAGGAATTGCCCTTTTTCCCCTATTGTATGTCTTTGCGTACCTTTAATATTCATCTTAAATTTGATTCTTTTACTTTAACTAgcacaatgaaattttttttgttctgcaTTAATAGTGGAGAGTTTCGAGGGATTCGTTGTTATAAAGATGAAGAAGTTTCAGTAGGAAGCAGAAAAGGGACCAAAAAACTTAATTTTGTGGATGAAAGATCTGTTTCCAACATTCTGTGTTGGAAGGGGAGGCATTCAAATGTCCACCTGGTTAAAAGGCTTGACTATTCCAATTTGTTAGGCTTGGGCATTAACAAAAATGGGAGGTGAGATCTTCATATGATACTATATCAATCTTATTGTTATTTCAATTGTGTGTTTATGGAAAAGTCagtcagaagaaaaaaaaacacgtgTTACATGCTCTACTTTTATGTTCTTAGACCATTTTCAACCGATCTGACTAAAAAGTTATAAGATTACAAATAGTCCGTTTTAACACGAAAATCGTCTCTAACTGAGGGTTAAAACAAAGAACTTGTGGACCCCACTGGCCAAAAATCTCAAAACGGGCCAGCGGGCTGGCCAAGATCAGCCAGCCAGCCAACCCTCCTCTTGTTTCTCAACAACCAAACAGACTAAAATCGGCTCCACCACTCCAGAACAACATcaggtattttctttttctttctttaaaattaACCTCCTTTataattctttttctttccaagtCTCAAGTTCCTCCATGCTACTGTGCGTTATCCCGTTGGTGATTCAATGGAGAAGCTCTTTTCTTGTTGCAACAAAACAAAGCAAgctttttcccttttttgtgATTTGAGATCGAGAAGGCAAatagagagaagggagaaaTAGAGGGAGAGGGACGGAGGCTAGTTCAGGAAGAAAAAGAGGGAGATGGACGAAGAAAAATAGGAAGGAAAGGTTTTTCCTTTTTCGTCATTTGAAATCGATAAGGCAAAAGAGGGAGAGGGATGGAAGCTAGTCCAGGAAGAAAATGAGGGAGGTGGACAAGAAAACTAGGAAGAAGTGGCGTACTAGAATGAATAGAAAAACATAagtattaataaaatattaataaatatgactttaataatataatatttaaatttgttattattttgtttttttagtttaACACTGCACTAAACgttaaacaaaatcaaattagCTTAATTCTAAAACTAGTCTAAACTAGTCTAGTCCGACGTAATCTGATAAAACAAACGCatcttaaaagtgtttttaatatttggaaGAAAAAGTTAAAAGTGGTCTTGTGCCAAAAGcacttaagtgctttaaaaaaaaaaaaaaaacattgcattttgatgaaaatattgaCGTGCTTCTAAAAAGGCTGCTTTTGAAAAACTAAATACCTCAAAACGATGGTTATACAAACGATATTTGGTTATACCAACTCCAATGCTTGAACCCAAACTCAAATATTTAGGTTACTATAAAAGACATAAATTTAGCTCTATGAACAATGACTATCATCCAATGCTTGTAGTTTTAAAATtgaagttgtagtttttaaatttaagttgctgtagttttta
Above is a window of Malus sylvestris chromosome 15, drMalSylv7.2, whole genome shotgun sequence DNA encoding:
- the LOC126604704 gene encoding NDR1/HIN1-like protein 13, with amino-acid sequence MAERSPPDLLGNKNHSPPSVLLAIPEYPQFPPPTLPPSTSRQLVISQPQNPSVATFRSGTYVVQVPKDQIYHVPPPENAYIVERHQDPSRKRKRPLCCNLYCIGILAFIVLLVVMLVTIFSVMFAKSENPKFSVERVVVHSKSNGRPDYSLTLRVRNPNSRVAIVYNGGGTSLHFKQKTIANGKYPSLTQGTGKSKEVTIVVHGANVILPKEIKKSLGVSESSSSTKKVQVSLSLNMNIPARLRIGTLKSRSMKFHATCDITVDELSKRTKVLKQECETQRK